The Thermoanaerobaculales bacterium genome segment CGTCTACATCGCGTACTCGCCGGACCTGGCGGTCCCCGGCGCTGCCGAGGCCATCCACTCAGTCGCTGAGCTGTGTCGACGCGAGGGCGTGCAGCGGCTCGTCCTGATCGCCGGGCGCGGCGAGCCGGAGGCCGAGCGCTGCGAGCGGATCGTGCGCGACGCCGGCATCGAGTGGACCGTGCTGCGAGTCAGCTGGTTCGCCCAGAACTTCAGCGAAGACCATCTCCTCGATCCGATCCTCGCCGGCCGGGTCGAGCTGCCGGCCGGCACCGTCGGCGAGCCATTCGTGGACGCAGAGGACATCGCCGACGTCGCGGCCGCAGCCCTCACCGAGGAGCGTCACGGCGGCCAGCTCTATGAGCTGACCGGGCCCCGGCTGTGGACGTTCGCCGACGCCATCAGCGAGATCGCCCGCGCCAGCGGGAGGACGATCCACTACCGCGACGTGTCGGTCGAGGAGTACGCCGCGTCGCTCGAGCACGCGCAAATTCCGCCGGAGTACATCAGCCTGCTCACCTACGTGTTCCGCGAGGTCCTGGACGGACGCAATGCGTGGGTGGCCGACGGCGTGACGCGGGCGCTCGGCCGCCCACCGCGCGACTTCACCGGCTACGTCCGGCGCACCGCAGCGACAGGCGTGTGGGACCTGGGCTGTGAGGCGGCTGCCGGGGACGATGCTGCCTGCGAGTCCGCGGCGTGATGAATGGCGCCGGGCGCGGCCGCCGCGCGCACGAGGCAAGCCCTCCGCCCGGACGTGCGCGTTCGACGGCAATTTCTCCGCGCCCGGCTTCGGCCGGGCGCGGCTTGTCGGCCGGCGCCCGTCAGCCTGCGCGCAGACGGGATACGCCTGCAGGCAGCGGGTGATAGACTGAGTCTCGACATGCAGGACACCTCGGAAGTTCTTTCCGGCACGGTCTACATCCCGGACACCTCAGCCCTCATCGAGAACCCCGACGCCCTCGACCACCTGCTGACCGGCGGCAACATCGTGGTCGTCCTCCACCAGGTGCTCGAGGAGCTCGGCCGGCTCCAGACCTCGCGCACCAAGCCCGACGGCGTTCGCCACGCGGCCCGCCAGGTGACCCGCAAGATGCTCGAGTACCGGCGCCGCCAGCTCATCAACCACGGCGTCGAGCAGATCTTGAACCACCAGGCCAACCCCGAGGTGCTGGTGCGGACCCCGGCCGGCGGGGTGCTGGCCTGGGAGCCGGCGACCGGGGTCGAGGAGCCCTACACCGACGACCTCGGCGACAACCACATCCTGGCCGGCGCAATGCGGATCGCCGAGGTGGCACGCTCCAACGGCCACCCCGGCTACGACGTGATCGTGATCTCGGAGGACTCCAACCTCCTGCTCAAGTGCGACTCGCTGGGGATCGCCGCCGAGAACCTGCGCTACGGCAAGGTCACGCTGGACAGCGTCGACGAGGTCTTCCGCGGCGTCGTCTACGGCGAGCTCGAGGAGGCCGACCTCAAGCGCTTCCACGACAGCGGCGCGCCCGGCGAGCGCTGGCTGCCCTTCGAGGCGGTGCAGCTCCGGGAGCCGGCCGAGCTGGTGTGGAACCTGGGCGTGGTGCTGCGCTGCGGGGAGACGACACTGGTGACCCGGGCCAACGCCGACCGGGGGCGGGTCGAGGACCTCCGCTTCGCCCAGTTCTGGGACCGCAAGCGCAGCCAGTACCGGCCGCGGCCGGTGCTCGGCTTCACCCCGCGCGACCCGGCCCAGATCCTGGGCATGGAGTTCCTGCTCGACCCGGACGTGCAGCTGGTCGTGCTCGACGGCCCGGCCGGCTCCGGCAAGACCAGGCTGATGGTGGCGACCGGCCTCTACATGCTGGTCGGCCAGCCCACCACCTGGCGGGTGGCGCCCCAGTCGGATCCGCTCGCGCCCGACTACGGCTACGACAACGGCATGCTGCTGCTGCGGCCGGAGCACGCCTCGAGCCAGTACGAGCTCGGCTTCCTGCCCGGCGACTTCGAGAGCAAGATGTCGCCCTGGCTGGAGCCCTTCTTCCAGGCGATCCGCGGGCTGTCGATCGCCAACGACCACGACTTCATGGACGAGCTGCGCACGGCCGACCGGCTGACCATGATCTCGACCTCGATGCTGCGCGGCCTCGACATCGAGCGCTCGATCGTGCTCGTCGACGAGCTGCAGAACGGCGACCGCCATCTCGCCAAGACCCTGATGAGCCGGTTCTGCGCGAGCTCGAAGGTGGCCCTCGCCGGCTGCCTGGACCCGGTGCAGATCGACAACCCGTACGTCGACTGGCGGTCGAACGCGCTGACCCGGATCAAGGAGACCTACCGCGGCTTCGGCCCGCAGGTCGCCCAGGTGCGGCTCGAGCACAACTACCGGGGGCCGATCTCGACCCGCGCCGACGAGCTGTAGGCCTGCGAGGCGGCGCGCCGGGTCGGCGCGCCGCCTCGCAGACCTTGTGACGCAGCAATTTGCGGCCTGTCGGCCGCGGTATGAATCTCATTGTCCGCGGTTGCCGGGTCAGCCCACGACCACGGTTTCGATGACGAACTGGGGCGGGCTCTCGATCGCCTTCTTCACCGCGCACTGGGAGGCGGCGCGCACCAGCGCCTCGCGGTACTTCTCCGGGAAGTGAGGCGGCACCTCGATGCGGATGGCGACGGACGCCAGCTTCTTCTCGGACTCCCACTCGAGGCGCTGGACCAGGCGGACGCCGTCGGCCGGGATGCCGCGCAGCTGGCAGAACCGGAGGACGTAGATCCCCGCGCAGGTCGCGAGCGAGGCCAGGAAGAGGTCGAACGGCGGCGGCGCGGCGCCCTCGCCGCCCTCGGCCACGGGCTGGTCGGTGGCGACCACGAAGCCGTCGAAGGCGGCATCCACCCGCTTGCCACCAGGGAAGCTGACCGTGATCTCGTCCGCCATGTGGTCCTCCGCCCGGCGACGATTCTACGCGCCCCCCCAGTCCCCCGCCCGAGCAGGATCTAGGATCTGGGATCTGGGGGATAGGGCCCTCCCACCCGCTCCCCGTTCCGGCTCCCGTTCCCGTTCCCGAGGACTCGCTGAGCTTCCCCGAGTCGCTCCCTGCGTCCGACCCAGCCCGAGGCGGTGGGCGTTCCCGCGATGGACGCTCCATCCCGGAACGGGGACGGGATCGGGAACGGGAACGAACAGGGCCACTTTGCGGAACGTCGAGTCTGTGCGTACTATCGGCCCGTCGATCTGGCCCCATGGAGGCGGCGATGCCCGGGAGGTTGGTGGACCGCGTGCTCTCCTGGAGCGATGCGAACCTCGCAACGCTCGGCCACGCCTTCATGCGCGAGTGGTCCAAGGTGGAGCGCAGCTACCGCCGGCCGTTCTCGAGGATCGTGTTCCGCCTCAAGTTCGCGTTCTACCCCCTGCTCGCCGCCGGCGCCATCGCCTGGCTGGCCTTCGATCTCACCCACGACCGCTCGCTCGAGGCGGCTGAAAACGCGATCTTCGACTACGTGATCACCTGGCGCCCAGTCGAGCCCAAGCCCTCCGGCCAGGTCGCCGTGGTCGAGATCGACGAGTGCTCGATCGAGCACTTCCGGGCGCGCGGCGAGGGCGGCTGGCCGTGGAGCCGGCAGCGCCACGCCGATCTGCTCGACCAGCTCGACCGGGCCGGCGTGTCTGCAGTCGGCTACGACGTGCTGTTCTCCGATCCCTCGCAGGACGACCCCCTCGGCGATCAGATTCTGGAGGCGATGGCCGAGGGCGGCGGCGGCCGCTTCATCTTCGGCTCGACTCGGCTGCACCCGGACTACGACGAGAGCTCGCCCTTGCCGGCCTCGCAGGCGCCGTCGGCCTTCGCGCTGTCGCCGGCGCCGCGCGAGGACCCCAAGGTCGCCCTGCTGCTGCCCTATGGCGAGGCGATGGCCCGGCACAGCGCGATCCTCAACGTCACCCGCAACGAGGACGGGGTGCTGCGCGACATCCCGCTGCGCGAGGCGGCCGGGGACTGGGCCGTGCCCGCGCTGCCGCTGCGCCTGGCGATGGCGGCCGCTTCGAGCCCGCCGCAGCCGCCACCGGCCGCGGTGCGGCCGAACTGGCGCCACGACAGCCGGCTGCCGCACGTCAGCGCGGCCGACCTGCTGACCGGGGAGGCCGTGTGTCGCGACGCGACGGCCCCGCTGCCGCCCCTTGAGGGGCGCGTGGTGCTGGTCGGCTACACCGCCTCCGGCCTCAACGACGCCAAGCCGACGCCCGTCGATCCGGTGATGCCGGGGGTCGAGGTCCTGGCCGAGGCGACCGAGGCCCTGCTCGCCGGCAGCGCGATCGGCATGCCCCCCGGCTGGCTGAAGTACGCCCTCGCCACGCTGTTGACGGTCTTCACCACCTTCGCCTTCTACCGCGGCGAGCCGGCGCCCGACATCGACTCGGTCTTCGTCGCCGTCAACGTCGGCCTGCTGAGCGCTTCGTTCATCGGCCTGACGTTCTTCGGGTTCTTCTTCGACATCTTCGCCAGCGTCGGCTTCGTCAGCCTGATCTTCGGCCTCTGCCGCGCCTACGCCGGGATCCAGCGGGGCCGGGCGGTCGGCAACGGCGACTACCTGCCGGAGTACGTCCCGGAGGAGGACCGCTGGCTGGCCGTCGCCCGCCTGCGCTTCGTGCCCGATGTGCAGCTCGACAGCACCTCGCTGGAGCGACGCCGCCGGGAATACCGGCGCCGGCTGCGCCGCTTCCTCTACGCCGGCAGCAACGCGGTGATGCTGGAGGGCGTGTTCGAACGCAAGACCTGGCTGCATGACGCCATGAGCGACATCATGATGCTGGTGTGGCACGGGAAGAGCGCGGTCGAGGCGCGCACCGCGGCGCTCGAGGACTTGGCGCGGCTCGAGCGGGACCTGGCCGCGTGGGACGAGCGCCTGCCCGACGACGGCAGCGTCCTCGTCGCCTTCGGCTCCGCCCAGATCGATGATGGCGTCCGGCCGTTCGAAGACGCCGAGCGCCTGCGCCTGCGCGATCTGCTCGGCCAGACGCTCGCAGCCGCGACCGAGTGGCCGCTGACCCGGCGGGGCATGATCGC includes the following:
- a CDS encoding PhoH family protein, with protein sequence MQDTSEVLSGTVYIPDTSALIENPDALDHLLTGGNIVVVLHQVLEELGRLQTSRTKPDGVRHAARQVTRKMLEYRRRQLINHGVEQILNHQANPEVLVRTPAGGVLAWEPATGVEEPYTDDLGDNHILAGAMRIAEVARSNGHPGYDVIVISEDSNLLLKCDSLGIAAENLRYGKVTLDSVDEVFRGVVYGELEEADLKRFHDSGAPGERWLPFEAVQLREPAELVWNLGVVLRCGETTLVTRANADRGRVEDLRFAQFWDRKRSQYRPRPVLGFTPRDPAQILGMEFLLDPDVQLVVLDGPAGSGKTRLMVATGLYMLVGQPTTWRVAPQSDPLAPDYGYDNGMLLLRPEHASSQYELGFLPGDFESKMSPWLEPFFQAIRGLSIANDHDFMDELRTADRLTMISTSMLRGLDIERSIVLVDELQNGDRHLAKTLMSRFCASSKVALAGCLDPVQIDNPYVDWRSNALTRIKETYRGFGPQVAQVRLEHNYRGPISTRADEL
- a CDS encoding OsmC family protein; its protein translation is MADEITVSFPGGKRVDAAFDGFVVATDQPVAEGGEGAAPPPFDLFLASLATCAGIYVLRFCQLRGIPADGVRLVQRLEWESEKKLASVAIRIEVPPHFPEKYREALVRAASQCAVKKAIESPPQFVIETVVVG
- a CDS encoding CHASE2 domain-containing protein, which produces MPGRLVDRVLSWSDANLATLGHAFMREWSKVERSYRRPFSRIVFRLKFAFYPLLAAGAIAWLAFDLTHDRSLEAAENAIFDYVITWRPVEPKPSGQVAVVEIDECSIEHFRARGEGGWPWSRQRHADLLDQLDRAGVSAVGYDVLFSDPSQDDPLGDQILEAMAEGGGGRFIFGSTRLHPDYDESSPLPASQAPSAFALSPAPREDPKVALLLPYGEAMARHSAILNVTRNEDGVLRDIPLREAAGDWAVPALPLRLAMAAASSPPQPPPAAVRPNWRHDSRLPHVSAADLLTGEAVCRDATAPLPPLEGRVVLVGYTASGLNDAKPTPVDPVMPGVEVLAEATEALLAGSAIGMPPGWLKYALATLLTVFTTFAFYRGEPAPDIDSVFVAVNVGLLSASFIGLTFFGFFFDIFASVGFVSLIFGLCRAYAGIQRGRAVGNGDYLPEYVPEEDRWLAVARLRFVPDVQLDSTSLERRRREYRRRLRRFLYAGSNAVMLEGVFERKTWLHDAMSDIMMLVWHGKSAVEARTAALEDLARLERDLAAWDERLPDDGSVLVAFGSAQIDDGVRPFEDAERLRLRDLLGQTLAAATEWPLTRRGMIAAEAATVQGGG